Proteins found in one Aspergillus chevalieri M1 DNA, chromosome 2, nearly complete sequence genomic segment:
- a CDS encoding putative metaphase-anaphase transition protein (Mlo2) (BUSCO:EOG09262E7W;~COG:S;~EggNog:ENOG410PKV7;~InterPro:IPR040204,IPR003126;~PFAM:PF02207;~go_function: GO:0008270 - zinc ion binding [Evidence IEA];~go_function: GO:0061630 - ubiquitin protein ligase activity [Evidence IEA]) translates to MDKSEGTRASRDQETPKATDSIAMRRDSLASHDSRTVTSEESHTAKEFIENQLQLEADAREVLPYSFDSCSQVLGPLRQSLFACITCNPATNPDESYTPAGVCYSCSISCHGEHTLVELFGKRDFVCDCGTTRLPPSAPCTLRYDPKTGQKGVHSQEPAANNKYNQNFQNKFCGCSEPYDAEKEKGTMFQCLGLGTVETGGCGEDWWHPECIVGLPRDWHNAEQKEGEEHNEDEEPPLPPGFPAEDDFETFLCYKCIESNPWLKRYAGTPGFLPPIHHQGDQSKVPENSDAGKEDSNTTSQEHEGNAKKRKLEDEEDEPAAKKPKADQTTPADPEPKSEPKSKQSKPEQPQQTTNKHDTLPKTAPTGTFSLFLKEDFRDHLCRCPECYPHLSIHRQLREEEETYEPPLSEAGDEEPNGGGSTGTGSLLDRGEAAFSNMDRVRAIEGAMVYNHLRDKVKEFLKPFAESGTAVGAEDIKEYFAKLRGDDPAAAASGDGKSNDNESGNRHEQSGY, encoded by the exons ATGGATAAATCAGAAGGTACCAGGGCTTCTCGCGATCAAGAGACGCCGAAGGCCACAGATAGCATCGCAATGCGTCGAGACAGCCTGGCTTCCCATGATTCCCGCACGGTTACCTCAGAAGAGTCACACACGGCAAAAGA GTTTATTGAGAATCAACTACAACTCGAAGCCGACGCGCGCGAAGTCCTTCCATAT TCCTTCGACTCGTGCTCGCAAGTCCTAGGTCCCCTCCGACAAAGCCTCTTTGCCTGCATTACCTGCAACCCGGCTACAAACCCCGACGAGTCGTATACCCCCGCCGGCGTCTGCTATTCTTGCTCCATCTCCTGTCATGGCGAGCATACCCTAGTCGAGCTCTTCGGCAAGAGAGACTTTGTCTGTGATTGCGGAACCACGCGCCTTCCTCCATCTGCTCCCTGCACGCTCAGATATGACCCGAAGACTGGTCAAAAAGGCGTCCACTCTCAGGAGCCCGCGGCAAACAACAAATACAATCAGAACTTCCAAAACAAGTTCTGCGGATGTAGTGAACCCTACGATGccgagaaagagaaggggaCTATGTTCCAGTGCCTCGGCCTGGGTACCGTTGAGACTGGAGGCTGCGGGGAGGACTGGTGGCATCCGGAGTGTATCGTTGGTTTGCCCCGGGACTGGCATAATGCGGAACAgaaggagggagaggaacataacgaggacgaggaaccGCCTTTGCCCCCGGGCTTCCCTGCAGAGGATGACTTTGAGACCTTCCTTTGCTACAAGTGCATTGAGTCGAATCCTTGGCTGAAGCGCTACGCCGGGACTCCCGGTTTTCTGCCTCCCATTCACCACCAGGGTGATCAATCCAAGGTTCCCGAGAACAGTGATGCTGGCAAAGAAGACTCGAATACAACGTCACAAGAGCACGAAGGCAATGCAAAGAAGCGcaaactcgaagatgaagaggacgagCCAGCAGCAAAGAAGCCAAAGGCCGACCAAACCACTCCCGCAGACCCTGAGCCCAAGTCCGAACCCAAATCCAAACAATCCAAACCagaacaaccacaacaaacCACCAACAAACACGACACCCTCCCCAAAACCGCACCCACCGGAACCTTCTCCCTGTTCCTGAAAGAAGACTTCCGCGACCACCTCTGCCGCTGCCCTGAGTGCTATCCACACCTCTCCATCCACCGCCAACtccgcgaagaagaagaaacctATGAACCCCCACTCTCAGAAGCCGGCGACGAAGAACCCAACGGTGGCGGAAGCACGGGTACCGGATCCCTCCTCGACCGCGGCGAAGCAGCGTTCAGTAACATGGACCGCGTTCGGGCTATTGAAGGCGCTATGGTCTACAATCATCTGCGCGATAAGGTGAAGGAGTTCCTAAAGCCGTTTGCGGAGAGCGGGACAGCTGTTGGGGCGGAGGATATTAAGGAGTATTTTGCAAAGTTGAGGGGTGATGATCCTGCTGCGGCGGCGTCTGGTGATGGGAAGAGTAATGATAATGAGAGTGGTAATAGGCATGAACAGAGTG GGTACTGA
- a CDS encoding putative MFS glucose transporter (COG:G;~EggNog:ENOG410PFZ3;~InterPro:IPR005829,IPR005828,IPR003663,IPR036259, IPR020846;~PFAM:PF00083,PF07690;~TransMembrane:12 (i12-31o66-88i95-119o125-142i154-176o182-203i285-309o315-338i350-371o377-399i411-432o444-463i);~go_component: GO:0016020 - membrane [Evidence IEA];~go_component: GO:0016021 - integral component of membrane [Evidence IEA];~go_function: GO:0022857 - transmembrane transporter activity [Evidence IEA];~go_process: GO:0055085 - transmembrane transport [Evidence IEA]) codes for MAFSQYKVTPYLVYLVFITTLGPLQFGYHLAELNAPQSVITCERQSIHSSVANLSPQCIHMNPSQFGLVSSIYTLGGLLGALLAGPVATRYGRLIVLRATTIFFILGPLAMTMAGSIAVISVGRLVAGVGAGAAIVVGPIYISEIAPHSARGFFGAFTQIMTNVGILLTQTLGLFMSRGNKWRQILFIAGVIGFAELLGLFFVPESPIWLAEHQKTTQARQVLQRIRGKNADIDTEIEGWNVSTDPADPSAEEESLLEHPSGEASSKQPPVTILRAITDPEYRQAIIAVIGVMVAQQFTGINSIVMYSVSLLQTILPTTAALLTVMISAINLVITLACSPLPDKIGRRKCLLLSITGVGIDSVLLALGIYFNQKALSSIAALLFVAFFAVGLGPVPFILSSELVGPEAVGATQSLALGANWIATFVVAQFFPVVNDALGGRGRVYWIFAVLAAVMGSFIYRFVPETKDKANADEVWGRENRRRD; via the exons ATGGCTTTCAGCCAGTACAAGGTCACACCGTATCTGGTGTACCTGGTGTTTATCACCACACTCGGGCCGCTGCAATTCGGATATCATTTG GCTGAACTCAACGCCCCCCAATCCGTAATAACATGCGAACGCCAAAGCATCCACTCCTCTGTCGCAAATCTCTCGCCGCAATGCATCCACATGAACCCCTCGCAATTCGGCCTCGTATCCTCTATTTACACACTCGGTGGTCTCCTGGGCGCCCTGCTGGCCGGTCCCGTCGCGACTAGATATGGACGATTAATCGTCCTACGAGCAACGACCATTTTTTTTATCCTGGGTCCCCTCGCGATGACAATGGCAGGTAGCATCGCCGTGATAAGCGTTGGTAGGTTGGTAGCTGGAGTCGGGGCGGGAGCTGCTATTGTGGTTGGGCCGATTTACATATCGGAGATTGCGCCTCACAGTGCCCGGGGATTCTTTGGTGCCTTTACGCAGATTATGACCAACGTTGGTATTCTCTTGACCCAGACATTGGGATTGTTTATGAGCAGAGGGAACAAGTGGAGGCAAATACTCTTTATTGCTGGTGTCATCGGATTCGCGGAACTTTTGGGTCTCTTCTTCGTACCGGAAAGTCCGATTTGGCTGGCAGAGCACCAGAAAACGACGCAGGCGCGGCAGGTACTACAGCGCATTCGAGGCAAGAACGCGGATATCGATACCGAAATTGAAGGGTGGAATGTCTCCACGGACCCTGCCGACCCATCCGCCGAAGAGGAGTCTCTTCTCGAGCACCCCTCGGGCGAGGCATCTTCCAAGCAACCTCCGGTTACCATCCTGCGTGCTATTACAGACCCTGAGTATCGTCAAGCGATTATCGCTGTGATTGGGGTCATGGTCGCCCAGCAGTTCACTGGTATCAACAGTATCGTGATGTACAGTGTTTCGCTGTTACAGACTATTCTCCCGACTACGGCCGCGTTACTCACCGTAATGATCTCCGCTATCAATCTCGTCATCACGTTGGCCTGCTCCCCGCTACCGGACAAGATAGGTCGACGAAAGTGCCTTCTCCTGAGTATCACTGGGGTAGGTATCGACTCTGTCCTGCTGGCCCTAGGAATCTACTTCAACCAGAAGGCATTGTCTTCCATCGCGGCATTACTATTCGTCGCATTTTTCGCCGTAGGCCTGGGTCCGGTCCCCTTCATCCTGTCTTCTGAACTGGTCGGACCAGAGGCCGTTGGGGCGACGCAGAGCCTGGCACTGGGGGCTAACTGGATTGCAACCTTTGTGGTGGCGCAGTTCTTCCCTGTTGTTAATGATGCTTTGGGTGGTCGCGGAAGGGTATACTGGATATTTGCCGTGTTGGCGGCTGTTATGGGGTCTTTTATTTATAGGTTTGTTCCGGAAACGAAGGACAAGGCCAATGCTGATGAGGTATGGGGACGGGAGAACCGGAGACGGGATTGA
- the ssn3 gene encoding cyclin-dependent serine/threonine protein kinase SSN3 (COG:K;~EggNog:ENOG410PGXB;~InterPro:IPR000719,IPR011009,IPR008271;~PFAM:PF07714,PF00069;~go_function: GO:0004672 - protein kinase activity [Evidence IEA];~go_function: GO:0005524 - ATP binding [Evidence IEA];~go_process: GO:0006468 - protein phosphorylation [Evidence IEA]) has protein sequence MSLTNQQPSSSGPLTASSTRPAVATSTAVSQSLALKRSLQAAVDETIDTRRPAGTGYTSKVRVRDKYHIVGFISSGTYGRVYKALAKDGRRGEFAIKKFKPEKEGEAIQYTGLSQSAIREMSLCSELDHPNVVQLAEIILEDKCIFMVFEYTDHDLLQIIHHHTTPQRHAIPAPMVRSILFQLLNGLYYLHTNWVLHRDLKPANILVTSSGAIRIGDLGLARLFYKPLNSLFSGDKVVVTIWYRAPELLMGSRHYTPAVDLWAVGCIFAELLSLRPIFKGEEAKMDSKKTVPFQRNQMMRIIEIMGMPRKETWPGLVSMPEYSQLQSLALSRASSGHHFSRPPSLESWYTNCLKNGGYSSTSSIGTPGAEGLDLLSRLLEYDPTKRITAQEALEHPYFKEGGPISADCFQGLEGRYPHRRVTQDDGDMRSGSLPGTKRSGLPDDSLLGRAAKRLKE, from the exons ATGAGCCTGACCAACCAACAACCCTCCAGCTCGGGACCATTGACAGCATCATCCACCAGGCCTGCCGTGGCCACTAGTACTGCTGTTTCTCAGAGTTTGGCATTGAAAAGGAGTCTGCAGGCTGCGGTCGATG AAACCATAGATACAAGAAGACCGGCTGGAACTGGATATACCAGTAAAGTTCGTGTACGCGACAAGTACCACATCGTGGGTTTCATCAGCAGCGGTACATATGGCCGAGTATACAAAGCCCTGGCCAAAGATGGCCGGAGGGGCGAATTCGCCATCAAGAA GTTCAAACCGGAAAAAGAAGGCGAGGCGATCCAATACACCGGCCTCTCCCAATCCGCCATCCGGGAAATGTCCCTATGCTCCGAACTAGACCATCCCAATGTGGTCCAGCTAGCAGAAATCATCCTCGAAGACAAATGCATCTTCATGGTCTTCGAATACACAGACCACGACCTCCTCCaaatcatccaccaccacaccACCCCGCAAAGACACGCCATACCAGCCCCAATGGTCCGCtccatcctcttccaactcCTAAACGGCCTCTACTACCTGCACACAAACTGGGTCCTGCACCGCGACCTCAAACCAGCTAATATCCTAGTAACCTCCAGCGGCGCAATTCGTATCGGCGATCTGGGCCTCGCCCGCCTTTTCTATAAACCCCTCAACTCCCTCTTCTCAGGCGACAAGGTCGTCGTCACGATTTGGTACCGCGCCCCTGAACTCCTCATGGGAAGCCGCCATTACACACCCGCCGTCGACCTGTGGGCCGTCGGTTGCATATTCGCAGAACTCCTTTCCCTCCGCCCCATTTTCAAAGGCGAAGAAGCCAAAATGGATAGCAAGAAGACTGTCCCTTTCCAGAGGAACCAAATGATGCGCATCATCGAAATCATGGGTATGCCTCGTAAAGAAACCTGGCCCGGCCTTGTTTCCATGCCCGAGTACTCCCAGCTCCAATCCCTCGCGCTCTCACGCGCCTCGTCGGGCCACCACTTCTCCCGCCCACCGAGCCTCGAGTCCTGGTACACGAACTGTCTCAAGAACGGCGGGTACTCGTCGACCTCGAGCATCGGGACCCCAGGTGCAGAGGGACTAGACCTCCTCTCCCGTCTTCTTGAGTACGATCCTACGAAACGTATCACGGCGCAGGAGGCACTCGAGCATCCCTATTTTAAGGAAGGGGGGCCGATTTCTGCGGATTGCTTTCAGGGTCTTGAGGGACGGTATCCGCATCGGAGGGTTACGCAGGATGATGGGGATATGAGAAGTGGTTCATTGCCGGGGACGAAGAGGAGTGGGTTGCCGGATGATAGTTTGTTGGGGAGGGCGGCGAAGAGGCTTAAGGAGTAG